A single genomic interval of Camelina sativa cultivar DH55 chromosome 11, Cs, whole genome shotgun sequence harbors:
- the LOC104726361 gene encoding uncharacterized protein LOC104726361, translating into MRFLFCVPFCQMHNGKEFLLTDTVGFIQKLPTTLVAAFRATLEEISESSLLVHVVDISHPLAQQQIEAVEKVMSELDVVSIPKLVVWNKVDRVDDPQKVKLEAEKSGDTICISALTGEGLDNFCNAVHEKLKDSMVWVEALLPFDKGDLLSTIHKVGMVKETEYTENGTLIRAHVPLRFAQLLKPMRHLVKDASIRQKG; encoded by the exons ATGAGATTTCTTTTCTGTGTCCCTTTTTGTCAGATGCACAACGGAAAGGAGTTTCTTCTCACAGATACCGTTGGTTTTATCCAAAAGTTACCAACCACCCTG GTTGCTGCTTTCAGAGCAACACTCGAAGAAATATCAGAGTCAAGCCTTTTGGTGCATGTTGTTGACATCAG CCACCCACTGGCACAGCAACAAATAGAAGCTGTGGAAAAGGTTATGTCTGAACTCGATGTTGTATCAATCCCAAAACTGGTTGTGTGGAATAAG GTTGATAGAGTGGATGATCCTCAAAAGGTCAAGCTGGAAGCAGAGAAAAGTGGGGATACTATTTGTATATCTGCTCTGACTGGAGAAGGACTTGACAACTTCTGCAATGCTGTTCATGAGAAGCTTAAG GATTCAATGGTTTGGGTTGAAGCCCTTTTGCCATTTGATAAAGGGGACCTTCTAAGCACCATACACAAGGTTGGAATGGTGAAAGAAACT GAATATACTGAGAATGGGACGCTTATCAGGGCACACGTTCCGCTTCGTTTTGCACAGCTGCTTAAACCTATGAGACACTTGGTCAAAGATGCTTCCATAAGGCAAAAAGGGTGA